From a region of the Syngnathus typhle isolate RoL2023-S1 ecotype Sweden linkage group LG12, RoL_Styp_1.0, whole genome shotgun sequence genome:
- the ptgdsa gene encoding prostaglandin D2 synthase a gives MSLQRGFESTWITTRSRGPFLQLIHLTSVHYIRSPAPLHATMRTAVVAVAMVMLCTSMASRDVRPQRDFNLQRFAGRWYRVGLAYDSASFVPYRDKLKVSLGVVTTQANGNVNLTMWDATPAGCQSKMYYYEKTNLPGQFTYFSTRHNMVKDITVVDTNYSEYAVVLKHKVFHREYTQVALYGRTPRVRVDVIQKFKAFALSRGFPREAILTPPLADNCPPSPSG, from the exons ATGTCGCTGCAGAGAGGATTTGAGTCCACTTGGATCACAACTCGCTCCCGTGGCCCGTTTTTGCAGCTCATCCACCTCACCTCAGTCCATTATATCCgctcccccgcccccctccacgCCACCATGAGGACCGCCGTGGtggctgttgccatggtgatgttGTGTACATCGATGGCGAGCAGGGATGTGAGGCCGCAGAGGGATTTCAACTTGCAGAGG TTTGCAGGTAGGTGGTACCGCGTGGGCCTGGCGTATGACTCGGCAAGCTTTGTCCCGTACAGAGACAAACTGAAGGTCTCCCTGGGTGTCGTCACAACGCAGGCAAACGGCAACGTTAATCTCACAATGTGGGACGCCAC GCCTGCAGGATGTCAAAGTAAAATGTACTACTATGAGAAAACAAATCTTCCAGGACAATTTACATACTTTAGTACAC GTCACAACATGGTGAAGGACATCACTGTTGTGGACACAAACTACAGTGAATATGCAGTGGTGCTCAAACACAAAGTGTTTCATAGAGAGTACACCCAGGTGGCCCTCTATG GTCGCACACCCAGAGTGAGGGTTGACGTCATTCAGAAGTTTAAAGCCTTCGCTTTATCTCGAGGATTTCCAAGAGAAGCCATTCTCACTCCGCCGCTAGCAG ATAATTGCCCTCCATCACCTTCTGGATAA
- the ambp gene encoding protein AMBP isoform X3, with amino-acid sequence MQKAVFLVFTLILGWTCSSQALVLPEPLYPTQENFDLTRFLGTWHDIAVAKTCLPDCPAKDSAIGKLVLQKGSAEDELQMTRTVLKNGTCKHKSGVYNLTLTPGRFRFAKSDAEVDAYVVHTNYEEYALMVMMKERSSGQNCTTVKLYSRTMDVRATVLDDFRTLVEEQEISSDNVVFKQNKGDCVPGEQVEEPIVVEKVKRDVELDEMEFDGSGDDTLMFNGSDLCHPLRGVQSRNGGGALFWYTPALLLQLQRHELSDVQLWRLSGQQEQLQEREGVSAEVPH; translated from the exons ATGCAGAAAGCTGTGTTTCTAGTTTTTACGCTAATCCTGGGATGGACCTGCAGCAGCCAGGCTCTGGTTCTTCCAGAACCTCTGTATCCTACGCAGGAGAACTTTGACCTAACCAGG TTTTTAGGGACTTGGCATGATATCGCTGTGGCCAAGACATGCCTTCCTGATTGCCCCGCGAAGGACTCTGCAATCGGCAAGCTGGTGCTGCAGAAAGGTTCCGCTGAGGATGAACTGCAAATGACCAGAACAGTACTCAA AAACGGGACCTGTAAGCACAAAAGTGGAGTCTATAATCTAACTCTAACACCAGGACGTTTTCGTTTTGCAA AATCGGACGCCGAAGTGGACGCCTACGTGGTGCACACTAACTACGAGGAATACGCCCTCATGGTAATGATGAAGGAGAGATCATCGGGCCAGAACTGCACCACAGTGAAGCTTTACA GTAGGACCATGGACGTGAGGGCCACGGTGCTGGATGACTTTCGAACGCTGGTCGAAGAACAAGAGATCAGCAGCGACAACGTTGTCTTTAAACAGAACAAAG GTGACTGTGTTCCTGGTGAGCAGGTGGAAGAACCAATTGTGGTCGAG AAGGTGAAGAGGGACGTAGAACTGGACGAAATGGAATTTGACGGTTCTGGTGACGACACCCTCATGTTCAACGGATCAG ATCTTTGTCATCCCCTCAGAGGCGTGCAGTCTAGGAATGGAGGCGGGGCCTTGTTTTGGTATACACCAGCGCTACTTCTACAACTCCAGCGCCATGAGCTGTCAGATGTTCAACTATGGAGGTTGTCTGGGCAACAAGAACAACTTCAAGAGCGAGAGGGAGTGTCTGCAGAGGTGCCGCACTGA
- the nrarpa gene encoding notch-regulated ankyrin repeat-containing protein A produces the protein MSQADVSTCSAPQRVFQEAVKKGNTKELHSLLQNMTNCEFNVNSFGPEGQTALHQSVIDGNLELVKLLVKFGADIRLANREGWSALHIAAFGGHQDIVLYLITKAKYSSGAR, from the coding sequence ATGAGCCAGGCGGACGTGTCCACATGCTCAGCCCCGCAAAGGGTCTTTCAGGAGGCGGTGAAGAAGGGCAACACCAAGGAGCTGCACTCGCTGCTGCAGAACATGACGAACTGCGAATTCAACGTCAACTCGTTCGGACCCGAGGGTCAGACGGCGCTGCACCAGTCCGTCATCGACGGCAACCTGGAGCTGGTCAAGCTGCTGGTCAAATTCGGTGCGGACATCCGGCTCGCCAACCGGGAGGGTTGGAGCGCCCTGCACATCGCCGCCTTCGGGGGTCACCAGGACATTGTGCTATACCTCATCACCAAGGCCAAGTACTCCTCTGGGGCCCGGTGA
- the ambp gene encoding protein AMBP isoform X2: MQKAVFLVFTLILGWTCSSQALVLPEPLYPTQENFDLTRFLGTWHDIAVAKTCLPDCPAKDSAIGKLVLQKGSAEDELQMTRTVLKNGTCKHKSGVYNLTLTPGRFRFAKSDAEVDAYVVHTNYEEYALMVMMKERSSGQNCTTVKLYSRTMDVRATVLDDFRTLVEEQEISSDNVVFKQNKGDCVPGEQVEEPIVVEKVKRDVELDEMEFDGSGDDTLMFNGSEACSLGMEAGPCFGIHQRYFYNSSAMSCQMFNYGGCLGNKNNFKSERECLQRCRTEAVCRLPLTAVPCSGEPLNWSFDSMLGECLPYKAGFCQTNGNKFYSKAECDEYCGVKTAIVLED, from the exons ATGCAGAAAGCTGTGTTTCTAGTTTTTACGCTAATCCTGGGATGGACCTGCAGCAGCCAGGCTCTGGTTCTTCCAGAACCTCTGTATCCTACGCAGGAGAACTTTGACCTAACCAGG TTTTTAGGGACTTGGCATGATATCGCTGTGGCCAAGACATGCCTTCCTGATTGCCCCGCGAAGGACTCTGCAATCGGCAAGCTGGTGCTGCAGAAAGGTTCCGCTGAGGATGAACTGCAAATGACCAGAACAGTACTCAA AAACGGGACCTGTAAGCACAAAAGTGGAGTCTATAATCTAACTCTAACACCAGGACGTTTTCGTTTTGCAA AATCGGACGCCGAAGTGGACGCCTACGTGGTGCACACTAACTACGAGGAATACGCCCTCATGGTAATGATGAAGGAGAGATCATCGGGCCAGAACTGCACCACAGTGAAGCTTTACA GTAGGACCATGGACGTGAGGGCCACGGTGCTGGATGACTTTCGAACGCTGGTCGAAGAACAAGAGATCAGCAGCGACAACGTTGTCTTTAAACAGAACAAAG GTGACTGTGTTCCTGGTGAGCAGGTGGAAGAACCAATTGTGGTCGAG AAGGTGAAGAGGGACGTAGAACTGGACGAAATGGAATTTGACGGTTCTGGTGACGACACCCTCATGTTCAACGGATCAG AGGCGTGCAGTCTAGGAATGGAGGCGGGGCCTTGTTTTGGTATACACCAGCGCTACTTCTACAACTCCAGCGCCATGAGCTGTCAGATGTTCAACTATGGAGGTTGTCTGGGCAACAAGAACAACTTCAAGAGCGAGAGGGAGTGTCTGCAGAGGTGCCGCACTGAAG CGGTGTGTCGTCTCCCCCTGACCGCCGTGCCGTGCTCGGGTGAGCCCCTCAACTGGTCTTTTGATTCCATGCTGGGCGAGTGTCTGCCTTACAAAGCAGGCTTCTGCCAGACCAACGGCAACAAGTTCTACAGCAAGGCCGAGTGTGATGAGTACTGCGGCGTAAAAA CTGCAATAGTCTTGGAAGACTAA
- the ambp gene encoding protein AMBP isoform X1, giving the protein MQKAVFLVFTLILGWTCSSQALVLPEPLYPTQENFDLTRFLGTWHDIAVAKTCLPDCPAKDSAIGKLVLQKGSAEDELQMTRTVLKNGTCKHKSGVYNLTLTPGRFRFAKSDAEVDAYVVHTNYEEYALMVMMKERSSGQNCTTVKLYSRTMDVRATVLDDFRTLVEEQEISSDNVVFKQNKGDCVPGEQVEEPIVVEKVKRDVELDEMEFDGSGDDTLMFNGSEGQIFVIPSEACSLGMEAGPCFGIHQRYFYNSSAMSCQMFNYGGCLGNKNNFKSERECLQRCRTEAVCRLPLTAVPCSGEPLNWSFDSMLGECLPYKAGFCQTNGNKFYSKAECDEYCGVKTAIVLED; this is encoded by the exons ATGCAGAAAGCTGTGTTTCTAGTTTTTACGCTAATCCTGGGATGGACCTGCAGCAGCCAGGCTCTGGTTCTTCCAGAACCTCTGTATCCTACGCAGGAGAACTTTGACCTAACCAGG TTTTTAGGGACTTGGCATGATATCGCTGTGGCCAAGACATGCCTTCCTGATTGCCCCGCGAAGGACTCTGCAATCGGCAAGCTGGTGCTGCAGAAAGGTTCCGCTGAGGATGAACTGCAAATGACCAGAACAGTACTCAA AAACGGGACCTGTAAGCACAAAAGTGGAGTCTATAATCTAACTCTAACACCAGGACGTTTTCGTTTTGCAA AATCGGACGCCGAAGTGGACGCCTACGTGGTGCACACTAACTACGAGGAATACGCCCTCATGGTAATGATGAAGGAGAGATCATCGGGCCAGAACTGCACCACAGTGAAGCTTTACA GTAGGACCATGGACGTGAGGGCCACGGTGCTGGATGACTTTCGAACGCTGGTCGAAGAACAAGAGATCAGCAGCGACAACGTTGTCTTTAAACAGAACAAAG GTGACTGTGTTCCTGGTGAGCAGGTGGAAGAACCAATTGTGGTCGAG AAGGTGAAGAGGGACGTAGAACTGGACGAAATGGAATTTGACGGTTCTGGTGACGACACCCTCATGTTCAACGGATCAG AGGGTCAGATCTTTGTCATCCCCTCAGAGGCGTGCAGTCTAGGAATGGAGGCGGGGCCTTGTTTTGGTATACACCAGCGCTACTTCTACAACTCCAGCGCCATGAGCTGTCAGATGTTCAACTATGGAGGTTGTCTGGGCAACAAGAACAACTTCAAGAGCGAGAGGGAGTGTCTGCAGAGGTGCCGCACTGAAG CGGTGTGTCGTCTCCCCCTGACCGCCGTGCCGTGCTCGGGTGAGCCCCTCAACTGGTCTTTTGATTCCATGCTGGGCGAGTGTCTGCCTTACAAAGCAGGCTTCTGCCAGACCAACGGCAACAAGTTCTACAGCAAGGCCGAGTGTGATGAGTACTGCGGCGTAAAAA CTGCAATAGTCTTGGAAGACTAA